The following is a genomic window from Fusarium oxysporum Fo47 chromosome IV, complete sequence.
CCATTCAAGGGTCCAAAGGTCCAGAACATGACATAAACTCACCATGGCAATTGTCGGGACATGCCTGCTAGTAATGCTCTTCTGCCCTATAACATCACTGATGAGGGACACCTCTGCATGCGTCTCAAACACCGGAATGCGTAATTATGTGTCGAGGGACGTCATTTTAGAGGTACGGGAGGGATGGCTATGTGGCTGGTGGTTAGATGTTGATCCAATGAACCCGGCCGACTTTGAAGAATACCCTGTGTTTGACGTCATTTGGTGATGTAACCTGGCTGATGATTTACAGGACAAGATATTGTTGAGATTCCGATGAGAAGGGGAGATACATTTAAGAGAGGCTTCTTTCCACTAATTCTAGAGTTGTTCATCTGCAATCTACAAGATCTCAAGCCTCAAAACAAATCTTAAGACACAAGCACCACACTACCAAAACTATatccaacaccaccacccaccgaccatcatcatgaacaacaacaagaacaacaaccCCGCCGGCAACGTTGGCGAGACCGTTGGAGGAGGTCTCAACTTCCTCACTAGCACCGTTGGCAACACCGTCGGTGGTCTCGGCCGCACAGTCGGCAACGTTACTGGAGCCGCAACTCGTGGTCTAGGCGACACTGTCACCTCCGCGACTGGCGACGCTGGCCGCCCTCTCGGCGATGGAATTGGCAACCTCGGCACTGGAGTCCAGGGCGGGCTCGACAGCATCTCCAAGGGTGTCGAGAACGCTGGACAGTGGAAGAAACAGTAAACAATCACAAAGATATTACGATAACTTTGGGAGTTGAGGAGGAATGTAATTATTTGGGACTATCACGAGGGAATGTAGGATTACGATTTGAGTTAATATGAACACAAACTTCCATTGAGCTTGACATCCATCATCGATTAGTGACATCAGTAATGGTATTTGCATGCTTGGCTCGATGATTTACGTTCCGCGCGCAAAAGCGTGTCCTCGCAATTTGCCAACAGCCTGTTTTCCTGCCATCACTAATACGTAACTCTCGCAGCACCGAGGAACAGTTAACGTTCCTAGCTATGCAATTCCTTCCTCATGACCCAGCATCAAGCCGAGCACACAATGAAAGATGGGTTATAAATCAAAAATTACGCCTCTCATGGCCCCGAAGGACAATGAAGTGCGGACGACTCCGCGATGTGCAATGCAGGCCGTCACACACTGAGGTTCCTCATTCTTGAGCGAGGAAACTCCAAGCAAGGTAagtatgaagaagaaaggaaaagaaaagcagaagaagagaggcaGCGCGAGATTAATATAGAGGAGTTTTTTGGATGGTCCGTGCGCTGTTGACTGCCTCAGTTGCTAGGCCAACGGGAGCTATGGGCATCTGCACGTGACTGCTGCCTAGGTAGCTGCTCTGTGAGGCTAACATTTCGGAAGGTGCAGAGCAGTGACAGCTCGGCTGCGTGTGGAGAGCTTCATCTCCTTTGAGTTCAAGTTGACCTTGGCGATTACCTCAATAGGGCATTTAAGCCTACGATTTCGTTGAATAAAGTATCCGCCGACCATGATTGTTCGAGAAACTTGAACCGCGCCAGTGGTAACAACTTAGCTAAGATTTACTAACACATTACAAACCTCAAGACCTACGTGTCGATCGTGGCGCAGGTCCGTAAGATCAAGTATTTCCCTAAAGACTCGCGATGCTCACCACGTGCTCTACGATGACAAGCGATGGCAAGCGTGAAGTATAATTCCTATAGCTTCCACATCGAGTGTTCATGCCCGAGGATCGCAGTGGACCTAAATATGCCAACCGCGTAGTGATTGATAATGATGTCTTTAGGGTAAGACCTCGGTCAACATCATAGAACGCGAGGTATCTGATGACAGTACTACCTGAAGCTTCGGACAGCCTTCACCGAAACTTGCAGTCGCACCCAAGAAAGCTGTAGTAGTATTTTCGCAGATCTCGGCGTCCATTATGTAAATTGGCATGGCATTGTTGTGCCGCACAGATGTGCAACATACCAGAGCAATATTGTGTTAAGACAACATGCTATCGGAGAAGCTGCAGTGACATGCCACTGGAGTTTGAGAATCATCCCCCCTACACCATTCGATGTTTCGAGTCCTTCCTTTGTGTTTGTACTAGTCGAGATGTTGCCAGCCGTTTCGAGCCAAGGGCCAAACAAGACTCGCATCCGCATCACCACAGTCACAAACTTACAATGTCGCCAAACTACGGTGACATATGCTGAGTCTGACACGAGAGAATGCATACCTTCTCGGAGGCCTCGCCCTTCGACAACATCAATAGCATTAACCGTATTATATCAGGCGAACCGAGGGCTAGGGATGCCTGGGGTGCTAGCTTCGGTAGTTCGACCGTTCAGATCTGAATTACGAATATGCTTGTCTTAAAATCGGTGAGAATGTGGGATTCGTATTCGACTCAATGAACCAAAATGGCCAGCGCTTAACGTTATACACAATTAACAATTCGGGCCAAATATTCCGTACCTCAAGGCTTACAGTGATCTATGAATACATTTCAACGTCAGCATACTTGTAGCCTCATTCAATGCCCAATACAATGCTGGATATCACGGCAGTGGCTTACCTCCATTGGCGCACAAGTGAAACGTGTAAGCCAAGGCGCTTCAGAGTGCGCGCTCAGTACGGCACCAAATTGCCGGTGCAAAGTCAATTATCGAGACGCTTCAACATGGCTTGCTACACAGGGAGTCTCGGCTCGGTCTGGGACCCGGTTTGATCTAGCGCTCAGAGAGTTTCGAGGAGAAGGGTCAAACAGAAAACACTAAACGAAACCAATTCATTTCAGGTCTGGTTCGGGGGTATCAAACTGTCCGCGACGGTACGGAGTCGCTGGAAACCTAGTACAGCACCTGGATCTGCTATGCATATGCCGAGTGGCTGTGTCTCAGTCTCACTGTTTGTTGTCCTGCTAAATGTTTGGGGTAGGGCGGCCGCCCCTTTGCTTCATCCTGGTTTGAGGTTAGCAGACGACCCTAGATGACCCTAGAGGACCCTACAGCGAGGCCGACAGGGGACGAAGTTTAACTCAACTTCATATAATTGGCATCAATTGGGATGACTATAAAGAGGAGGGATGAACTACCAAAGATGAGATTGTCTCATCAACAAACACTTGCACACTCACACTTGTAAACACAACAAACATCCAATCCATACAAACAAAACACTTCCACTACACCCATCCACATATCaccactaccaccaccaccaccaccaccaaaatgCACGCCTCTCCCATCAAGCTTTTGGCCCTTTCCGCCAGCACCGTCTCTGCTGCCGTCCACGTCGTCAAGGTCGGAGAGAACGGTCTCAACTTCACTCCTGCTCAGACCTCAGCCAAGGTTGGCGATACTGTCGAGTTCCACTTCTATGAAGGCTTCCACTCCGTCGCCCAGAGCAGCTTCGCCAAGCCCTGTGAGCCCATCAACAGCACTGCCTTCTTCAGCGGCGACCAGAAtgtcaagaccaaggtcaGCGATAAGGTCTTCACCATCGAGGTGAAGTCCGAGGATCCCATCTGGTACTACTGCGCTGTCCAGGGTCACTGCCAAGGTGGTATGGTGGGAGCTGTGAATGCTCCGTAAGTTGCACTATCTTATAACCAACATTACATATACTAACAAAACATTAGTACCAGCGGTGCTAAGAGCTTCGACAACTAcgccaaggctgctgccgGTTCTGAAGATAGCTCTGCTCCCAAGTCTACCGGTGGCGGCAAGCTTGGCGCCGCTGAGACAGGAAGCGCCTCAGGTTCTGCCTCAGGTACCGCTACCGCCACTGCTACAGAGAGCGGAACTGCTGCCAGCGCTTCAGCAACAGAAAGCGGTAACGCTGGTATCGAGGCTCGAGGACAGATCCAATGGGGCCTTATGAGTGGTGCTATTGCTGCCCTCTTTGGCGGTTTGATGATGTAGGAGAATCTCCTGCCAGTCAACGTTGTGTTATGATTCCAGCCCTAGAGGCATTGTATTTGTTTCAGCTAGCGAGTTACTAGTCATGAAACATTATGTATAAACGCAGATAGACCGTCTCCTGCAAGGAGTAATATGAATATACCCAAACTTCTACCCATAATGAGCACCGACGGAACACAACCCATCAATGTATCTGAACTGTCAGAGGCTCGTTGAACCAAGACTCTATCTCATGATTGTTCCAACACGTCAAGATGTGCCGCTCTACGTACGATTCTGGAGCCACTCAAATGTATTCAGCAACTCAAACCCGAATGTTAAAGACTGAGGAACCCCTATACCTAACGGTACCAGGTTTGTATTGCCAGTTGGTTCCGAGTTCAAATGCTCATCAAGCACACGCTGAATGATTGCTTCGCAGTCTCCACAAACAACTCTGTTTGGCGAGCTGGGACCGACCCAGTTCAAGAAAGCAACGAGCAAGCTCAGTTGTTGAACGATGTTCGACCGTGAAAGAGTAGGATTTAAGGGATGAACTCCGAAGAAGGTTGGTCGAAGTAGCTCTTGACAGAGAATGCCTCCTCCTAGTGCTCCGTACGCTACCAGCTATTCATAAAATCAGAATGAATATCTATTGGGGGATGACGATACTTACAAGCCATTCAAAGTTCCGCCGCATAGGCGCAAATCGATTCTTATGTATCCAGAGAATGACCGTTACTTTGACTAAATCAAAACTAGTTGCAAGTAAAGAGCCATCATCAATGGCCCCATGAGTAAGAAGTAATCTCTCGACCACAAAGACATCTTTTCGATGAGCGAGATGAAGCAATATTCTCAGATAAAGAATATTTATGTCAAGATGTGGATCATCTAGATCTTCGAACTTGAAAATCAAATGCGAAGGCATGTCGAGAAACGTTTGTGTCACTCGGACTTTGATATTTCTTCATGGTATTAGTATATGTCAAATATTAACACACCGGATAACTTACTGAAGATATCCAAGCGTGACATGGGCATCGTTACCAAGTGCCACTTCTATCACCTCGTCAAAGACATACGACATCAAGTAGCGAGCCCGTATGTAACTGTTGCTGGAGATCTCACCATTTGTGTTCCAGCCCCTGTCATCCAGAGCGTTGAACTCTTCTACCAGCGTGTCCTCAGATACCATACAGCTATCTGGCAAGTCCAAGGGCGGCACTGATGAGCAATAGCGACGACTTAGAAGTGGTGGCCTACCAGTAAAGGAGACCTCGGATTTGTCATTTGCAAAGATGTAGCTATACAGTAGACGCTTATGCTCGACACAAAACGAAGGCTTTTGGGGCTGTATTTGTGGCCTCGATGCCTCTCCCGAAGCATGAAGGCCCATGAATAGAAGCATGGACACACACAGACTGTGTGAGTTCCAGTATACAGGGCCTAAAGAGTTAGTATAATGATACTAGACTTGATAGAGAACTTACTAGCATCGCCATAAACCAGAGTTCCAAGAGCTGCATGTCGTCGACAGAGATCAAGGAGCATATCGTTGCCAGCTGTGAAATGGCGCGCGATCTCAATGCAATAGTGTATGTGATCGTGCGAGAGAACAGATGATCGCTTGCCTTGAACCCATTGAAGCTGACGATGTTTCAGGGTTGATATTGCATCGGAAAGACCTTCAAGATGAGCCCACAGAAGCCCGATCGATTCCCATCGGATGTTTGGCCCACAGAACTGGTCTACCCAGTCATCAAACCTATCGAAGGTATCGTTAACAGGCTTTGAAGTGTTGCGGCACAGCACATCAGCAACCTGCTCATCGAAGCATTCACTACCCTCAAAGCTTTGAAAAAGTTGCCGCAGAGATTTAATGATTCTTGATACAGCCGTATGAGACCAACTCGTGGTATTCTCAGGACCAGGTTCGTCGTGGAATATCATATGTGCTTCTGGTCGTCCCGGAAGATACTGTAGTACAACAAGGCACATTTGCTGTGTTGGCAAAGGCAAGCTGCGTAAACAAACATCATCGCTTCCAGGACTTGATATCTCTGGGCTGGGAAATCCAGAGCCTGTATCAGAAACAGATAGACTCTCTCGAGCTCCTTGGAAGACCGAGTTGTAGCTTGTAAAACCAAGGTAGCCTGGACTGAATGCGTAGTCTCGTGTCATCGGCTTGGCAGGCTGTGGTGAGAGACCTGGACTAGACTGAATCGAAGCTTTGACTCGtgatgctggtgatgatgctgtgtAGCCACAAttgtctcctcttctctggcATCGCATACAAATGGGTCGTCTGTGATCACACGCGACTTTGCGTGCACGACATGGATCGCAAGCTTCTGGTCGTCCATTTGGTCGCCGGGACCATTGGTATGCATCGCTCATAATGGTGACGGCATTTAGTTCTGCATACAGCGGTGGCAGATTGGAATCAAGGGTGAaatgaagaggctgaagccATTTAATACCTTTGAAATGCGACCCGAAGATACCTCTTCAGCCAAGACGTAGGTCTAAAAAAATGATGAGGCTCTAAGCGGTTGTCGGAGTCATAGTTGACAATTATTGTCAAGCTCTAACCAAATATCACTATGAATCCCCTAGAACGACAAGGTCGGGTCAGCATGAGTGCCGATTTCGGCTTGTAACCAACCATCGAGCTGGGTTTAATAAACAATCATATCAAATACTTTACTCACTACATCTCCGCTGGATCCATTATAGCACCTATTCCTCGTATTTAAATGCGTTTGGTTAAGTCAATGTGGATAGACCGACAAATTTCAAAACAGTCATTGAGACTCTGTCATCATGGTCTTCAGTCACGGTGCTGATAGTCTGAAGCAGCTTTCTGGGGCTATTACCACAGGATCTTATGAAATTGTCAGAGAGTGACCAAACAAGTATGCAAAAACGATGTCTAGAAAAAGATGTTGTTTCATAATCTTTACCCCTTCGTTCCATAATGGTTATCATGACCAGATCGCTTGCAAATATGCATTTAATTGGAACTGAGCAGACAACACCACAAGACACTACAGAAATTTTATTACTCGTACGGTCAAGCGTTTCCTAAATTCATATAATACTTTTCCGTCTAAAATATGAAGTTAACATTTCTATTGTTCTCACTTTTCCTAGTGAAGCTATCATAAACCCACTATAGACCTTGCATGCTTTTAGCGTCGCACATGCTAAAAAGTGGCGGGGCCTTTTTTTAGTCCAAATTTTTTGTCGCATTGAATGTTTTCTCGATTCAACCACTTCAAGACATTTGCGACAATGGGCAAAAAGAGCTTCAGGGTGCGCATACACTTGACGCAACATCCCAATTGCGACCTATACTGACATTACCATAGGGAAAGAACAGAAGAGGAGGCGGTGGCGGCCGAGGTGGTGGTAACCAGGATAGAGGTGGCTGGAGAGATTATCCTGCCATTCCCAAGGAGAACGAGAAGCTCCAGCGCTTCTATGATACCCTCCTTCAGCTgcctgaagaggagaagaatgccTACTGGGAGGCTCTCAGACGTGAGCTTCCTAACAGCTTCAGGTTCTGCGGCTCTAAAGGGTATGTTCTATCGCAATCGCTCGCGTAACGCGAAATCTGTCTGCTAACCTCAATGCGCTTTCAGTCACGCCCTTCTTGTCAAGAGCCTTCTCCAGACCAGATATATCCCCGAGATCGTCAAGATCGAGCATCAAGATGGCCGACCTGTTGAACCTCCCCAGCCTGTGCCCTGGTACCCCGACGAGCTTGCTTGGTGGATGACTACCCCCAAGAACGTCGTTCGCAAGTTCCCTCCCTTCGCCGCATTCCAGAAATTCCTGGTCTCCGAGACGAGCGTTGGAAACATCAGCCGACAGGAAGTCGTCAGCATGATCCCCCCTATGCTGATGGATCTCCGCCCTGGCATGACCGTCCTTGACATGTGTGCTGCTCCTGGAAGCAAGGCGGCGCAACTGCTCGAGATGATTCACCAGGGCGAGGAGGCTCGTGTGCGCAAGGTTCTCCGATCTTATGCTCAGGAAGATGGCCTGGATCTTGGTGCCGAGACTACAGACGAGATTGAGGCCGACCTCGAAGCCGACCCCAGCGACGCTGGACGGGCTACTGGAATGCTTGTCGCCAACGACTCCGATTACAAGCGCGGACACATGCTTGTCCATCAGCTCAAGCGACTTTCTTCCCCTAACCTTCTCGTCACGAATCACGATGCTACCCAATTCCCTTCGATCAGGCTCCCTGCtaaggatggcaagaagccAACCTACCTCAAGTTCGATCGCATTCTGGCTGATGTTCCCTGCTCCGGTGACGGGACTCTGCGAAAGAATGCCAACATCTGGAAGGATTGGCAACCCGGAAGCGCTCTTGGCCTGCACCTCACTCAGATTCGAATTCTGGTCCGCGCtctccagcttctcaaggttgGTGGCCGTGTCGTGTTCTCTACCTGCAGTATGAACCCTGTTGAGAACGAGTCTGTGGTCGTCTCGGCCATTGAGCGATGTGGTGGACCCGCGAATGTTGAGATTGTCGACTGCAGCAATGAGCTGCCCAACCTGAAGCGATACCCCGGAATGAAGGACTGGAAGATCATGGATAAGAGTGCCCGTATCTGGAGCTCCTGGAAGGAGGTCGAGGACTTTGCCAAGGAGAGCGCCGATGGTGTTATCCCTGGACGAGTCGTTGAGACCATGTTCCCCAGACTTGAGGGTGCCGAGTGCGCTGACCTGCCTCTTGAGCGCTGCATGAGAGTTTATCCTCACATGCAAGACACTGGTGGTTTCTTCATCACtgtcttggagaagaagtcCGAGTTCAAGGCTAAGAACGAGAACGAGTCGAAGGAGACCAAGCAGCCCGCCAAGACCGAAGAATCCGCTGAGGTCACTCCTGCTGAGAAGGTTGCTGAAGAGGCACCTGCCAAGGAGGAGACCGAGGCGAAGACTGAATCTGAAGCTACACctgccaaggctgaagaCAAGCAGGAAGATGTTGCTATGGCTGATGCGTCTACTAACGGTAGCAAGCGACCTCTCGAGACCGAGGATGCTCAAGATCAGCCCGCTAAAAAGGTCAAGACTGAGTCTACTGAGCCCTCAGCTGCCGCTACTCCTGTTGCCCAAGTGGCCCAGGAGGGCAGCAAGCCTCGCCGAAACGGCCCTGTCGAGGAGGCCTTCAAGTACCTGGACGTTTCACACCCCACCGTCCAGAACATTAAGGAGTTCTATCATATCTCCAAGCGCTTCCCCGACGATCGGTACATGGTCCGAAACGAGATGGGTGAGCCTGCTAAGGCTATCTATTACACTAGCGCACTCCTCCGCGATATCCTCATCGAGAACGAGGGCCGTGGCATCAAGTTTATCCATGGTGGTGTCCGCATGTACATGAAGCAGGACGCTCCCTCAGCTGATGTCTGCAGATGGCGTATCCAGGCTGAGGGTATGCCCATCCTCCAGGGTTACGTCGGTGAGCCTCGTGTTGTGCACCTCCATAACAAGGAGACCTTccgcaagcttctcatcgaGATGTTTCCTCGCATCAACGATGGCAAGTACGAGCGCTTCGACGAGATCGGCGAGCGTGTCCGAGATATCGGCATGGGTTGCGCTGTTCTCCGCGTTGAGCCTGACGGCACGGACCCCGACTTTAGAGAGCGCATGGCTCTCCCCCTCTGGAAGAGCATCCACTCCCTTAACCTTATGCTTCCCAAGGAGGATCGATCTGCTATGCTACTACGCATCTTTAACGATACATCTCCTCTCATCAACATTGCTGCGCAGAAGAACCAGAAGGCCGTTCAAGACGCCAAGGAGGccgaggctgttgatgataccAAGGAGGAAGTGGATGTTGCGGATCTTCCCTCGCCTGAGGAGCCAGCAACGGAGCTAGtagaggctgaggaggagaagatggaaaCGGCTTAAAAATGGGTCAATGCACAATTGCTTTATGTTATTTTGGTGTTGTTACAGTTTGAATCATGATCAGGGATGAAATGTTGATACAAATGGTATAATACAAGGTGTCTCCAAATTTCGTCTACTCGTCTAGTAATCCCACAGTCCAGTGTACAATTCTATCTACACCCTGGCCATTGATTGCGCTCACTGGGATAACAGCACAGTCTTTTGTCCAAGCATCCGCTACTCCGCTTGGATGCGACTTTTCGCCTTTTGTGACACTATCAAGGTATTGTTTTAATTCCTTGAAGTTTTCTTGTGTCTCTGGCAAGTCAGCCTTGGTTGCAACGACAAACCATGGCTTTCCAGCAATCTGTAGTCCTGGCTTTGAACTGaaatcttcttcatcgttcGCGATACCTGGGGGCAGATTCATAGGACCGTCCATATCCGACGTGACATCCCAGTCAATGCGTGACTCGATTGCGCGatcagcctcttcttcatcacgcATTTGTGCGTATAATCCAACCTCGCGCCATAGTGACTCCAAAGCCTTGACTGCATTACCAGCAGACAGATCAATGACGAAAGCGAGTACACCAGCGCGTTCGACATGGCGTAGGAAAGCAATGCCTAGGCCACGGTCAAGATGTGCACCTTCAATCAAACCAGGAATGTCAGCAATCGTGAATCGAGTGCGTGGTTCAGTGTCGACTGCTTCGGGCAGACCCAGTTGAGCAGGATAGCGGCGATAACTCTTGATTACTGGCCGACCAGAATACTTATCAAGAACAACCGTGCCGATATTGGGCTGCAGCGTTGTAAAGGCCCAATTGCCCACTCTAGTACGGCTGTTTGTGATGGCACGAAGGAGGGTACTTTTTCCAGCATTAGGAAGGCCGACGAGGCCGACGTCAGCAAGGAGCTTGAGCTCAAGCTCAATCTTCATGGTAACAGCCTCTTCACCTTTGGTAGCAAACATGGGCCGAGGATGCGCCCTAGATGTGAAGTGGGGGTTGCCCAAACCACCAATACCTCCAGTTGCAAGAAGGATTGGCTTTGGGGTAGGGCGAGATAAGTCGAGATGGATGGTGGGAGGCGGTTGTTTAAGAAGCCGAGTTCGTTTAGGCAATCGAGGAAAGACGGTTTGTTTGATGTCAGTCTTAGACAGTCCGGGATATAAAAGCCACTTGCGACGCTCAGGATCCTGatcgccctcctcctcctcttcaacttgttcctcctcctcttcttcttcgtaaCCCTCTTCgttctcttcttgcctctgcttTCGCTCCAGAGCAGCCATACGTTCctcctttctcttttgtttCTGCTGAGCGCGCCACAAGCGCATATCCATCTCTTCGTCTAGCACCGGATCCTCACGCTCTATTTCACGGACTACTGTTCCCACAGGCACAGTTATGATGATATCCTCTCCTCGTGTTCCACTCTTTGCGCTTCCCTGTCCATGCTTGCCTCGGCCGGCTCGAACAAATCGCTTGCGCGCCAACTTGTGCAACGAGGTTTCGCCATGCGCCGCCTGAATGTAGACATTGCCGCCGTGACCACCATCGCCGCCATTGGGAGGGCCCTCAGCAAGGTATGCTTCTCGCAAAAAAGAAATACAGCCGTTTCCACCTCTACCAGCATAAAGAGTCAAAAAAGCTTTGTCTGAGAAACTGGGAGACGCATAGTCGTCCGGGGCAGGGTTTAGTCGTGACTCTGGAAGGTCGTTTATGGTGGAGTTGAAGCGACGTCGGAGAGCTGCTGTGCTGGCGAGAGTGTGTCTTGACAGGAATATCGAAGGGTATAGGAATGGTAGGAGTGTCGACGACATAGCCGGGCACCGTGGAGCCATAATAAAAGAATTGTGCGACAATTCTGGTGTAGAATTGAAGCTGTTATGTCGAATATCTTTTAATCATGTCttgccttgagcttggtcGAAATTTTGGGGTTGCTGATTAGATAAGGTCATTGCGTGAGTTTTTGATTTAAACATGACAGAGCAGATGATAGATGAGATAATACAAGTACAATTTCTTGAATTTATTAGACAAGGCTATAGCTTCTGCGCAATTACGTAGGTATAATTCCAGGCATCGATTTCTCTCAGGTACTTTGATCTCAGCCAGCATCTCGTCATGAAGTGGTTTTCGTGTAAGTCCTAAAAAGGAAAGAGGACTTCAGTGCAGAGCTACCTACCACCAACCTACAAGGCAACCACCGGCTTGGATCCATGCCTCAGGTCTCAGCTAGGACTAACGAAGGCAGGCAGTGCTAAGAGTTTCAAGgcctctttctctc
Proteins encoded in this region:
- a CDS encoding Cupredoxin, with product MHASPIKLLALSASTVSAAVHVVKVGENGLNFTPAQTSAKVGDTVEFHFYEGFHSVAQSSFAKPCEPINSTAFFSGDQNVKTKVSDKVFTIEVKSEDPIWYYCAVQGHCQGGMVGAVNAPTSGAKSFDNYAKAAAGSEDSSAPKSTGGGKLGAAETGSASGSASGTATATATESGTAASASATESGNAGIEARGQIQWGLMSGAIAALFGGLMM
- a CDS encoding P-loop containing nucleoside triphosphate hydrolase protein — translated: MAPRCPAMSSTLLPFLYPSIFLSRHTLASTAALRRRFNSTINDLPESRLNPAPDDYASPSFSDKAFLTLYAGRGGNGCISFLREAYLAEGPPNGGDGGHGGNVYIQAAHGETSLHKLARKRFVRAGRGKHGQGSAKSGTRGEDIIITVPVGTVVREIEREDPVLDEEMDMRLWRAQQKQKRKEERMAALERKQRQEENEEGYEEEEEEEQVEEEEEGDQDPERRKWLLYPGLSKTDIKQTVFPRLPKRTRLLKQPPPTIHLDLSRPTPKPILLATGGIGGLGNPHFTSRAHPRPMFATKGEEAVTMKIELELKLLADVGLVGLPNAGKSTLLRAITNSRTRVGNWAFTTLQPNIGTVVLDKYSGRPVIKSYRRYPAQLGLPEAVDTEPRTRFTIADIPGLIEGAHLDRGLGIAFLRHVERAGVLAFVIDLSAGNAVKALESLWREVGLYAQMRDEEEADRAIESRIDWDVTSDMDGPMNLPPGIANDEEDFSSKPGLQIAGKPWFVVATKADLPETQENFKELKQYLDSVTKGEKSHPSGVADAWTKDCAVIPVSAINGQGVDRIVHWTVGLLDE
- a CDS encoding S-adenosyl-L-methionine-dependent methyltransferase; the protein is MGKKSFRGKNRRGGGGGRGGGNQDRGGWRDYPAIPKENEKLQRFYDTLLQLPEEEKNAYWEALRRELPNSFRFCGSKGHALLVKSLLQTRYIPEIVKIEHQDGRPVEPPQPVPWYPDELAWWMTTPKNVVRKFPPFAAFQKFLVSETSVGNISRQEVVSMIPPMLMDLRPGMTVLDMCAAPGSKAAQLLEMIHQGEEARVRKVLRSYAQEDGLDLGAETTDEIEADLEADPSDAGRATGMLVANDSDYKRGHMLVHQLKRLSSPNLLVTNHDATQFPSIRLPAKDGKKPTYLKFDRILADVPCSGDGTLRKNANIWKDWQPGSALGLHLTQIRILVRALQLLKVGGRVVFSTCSMNPVENESVVVSAIERCGGPANVEIVDCSNELPNLKRYPGMKDWKIMDKSARIWSSWKEVEDFAKESADGVIPGRVVETMFPRLEGAECADLPLERCMRVYPHMQDTGGFFITVLEKKSEFKAKNENESKETKQPAKTEESAEVTPAEKVAEEAPAKEETEAKTESEATPAKAEDKQEDVAMADASTNGSKRPLETEDAQDQPAKKVKTESTEPSAAATPVAQVAQEGSKPRRNGPVEEAFKYLDVSHPTVQNIKEFYHISKRFPDDRYMVRNEMGEPAKAIYYTSALLRDILIENEGRGIKFIHGGVRMYMKQDAPSADVCRWRIQAEGMPILQGYVGEPRVVHLHNKETFRKLLIEMFPRINDGKYERFDEIGERVRDIGMGCAVLRVEPDGTDPDFRERMALPLWKSIHSLNLMLPKEDRSAMLLRIFNDTSPLINIAAQKNQKAVQDAKEAEAVDDTKEEVDVADLPSPEEPATELVEAEEEKMETA